One genomic segment of [Pasteurella] aerogenes includes these proteins:
- the torY gene encoding cytochrome c-type protein TorY — protein MAKKGYFLTALGIAAVGALAVLGTQYVMKETSSTEFCVSCHSMSYPQEEWAGSVHFSNRKGIRAECADCHVPHEGLDYVKAKVVALKDVWYEWQGKLKTQEDFEKHRAEMAKTVWQQMKDTDSATCKTCHTMEAMVLSEQSESAQKMHKLAQETNQTCIDCHKGLVHFLPENDVDNAAATTELAKHGGEFAEADNILYALAMTPAQLVAGGDIRLMPFAELTAWKVEGEEIVAQLHGWQQVGAESVVYSQLGQRIMLALVEDNAKAQVKIEKTVHDDVTASDWNEVSLAVKVNKKALTSNLAALDQFGHNLNETHCSGCHAAIGAGHYTANQWIGVVNSMKDRTSMSADDVRAVTIYLQRNAKDMQGAAH, from the coding sequence ATGGCAAAAAAAGGCTATTTTTTGACCGCACTTGGCATCGCCGCGGTTGGCGCATTAGCGGTATTGGGAACGCAGTATGTGATGAAAGAAACCAGCAGCACCGAATTTTGCGTCAGTTGTCATTCCATGAGCTATCCGCAAGAGGAATGGGCAGGAAGTGTGCATTTCTCTAATCGCAAAGGTATTCGTGCTGAATGTGCCGATTGTCATGTGCCACATGAGGGCTTGGATTATGTCAAAGCTAAAGTCGTGGCGCTAAAAGATGTGTGGTACGAATGGCAAGGCAAATTGAAAACCCAAGAAGATTTTGAAAAACATCGTGCTGAAATGGCGAAAACCGTTTGGCAACAGATGAAAGATACCGATTCTGCTACCTGTAAAACCTGTCATACTATGGAAGCCATGGTGCTTTCCGAGCAAAGTGAATCAGCCCAGAAAATGCATAAATTAGCGCAAGAAACCAATCAAACTTGTATTGATTGCCATAAGGGTTTAGTGCATTTTTTGCCGGAAAATGACGTGGATAATGCGGCGGCAACTACGGAATTAGCAAAACATGGCGGTGAATTTGCCGAGGCGGATAATATATTATATGCCTTGGCAATGACGCCGGCACAATTGGTAGCGGGCGGTGATATTCGTTTAATGCCTTTTGCGGAATTGACTGCGTGGAAAGTAGAAGGCGAGGAGATTGTGGCGCAATTACATGGCTGGCAGCAAGTTGGTGCGGAAAGTGTGGTGTATAGCCAATTAGGTCAACGAATTATGTTGGCATTGGTGGAAGATAATGCGAAAGCACAAGTGAAGATCGAGAAAACAGTACATGATGATGTGACCGCTTCCGATTGGAACGAGGTGAGTTTGGCGGTGAAAGTCAACAAAAAAGCCTTAACCTCGAACTTAGCCGCGTTGGATCAATTTGGGCATAATTTAAATGAAACTCATTGTAGCGGTTGCCATGCAGCAATTGGTGCCGGTCATTATACGGCGAATCAATGGATTGGTGTGGTGAATTCGATGAAAGATCGTACTTCAATGTCAGCGGATGATGTAAGAGCGGTCACTATCTATTTGCAACGTAATGCAAAAGATATGCAAGGTGCAGCGCATTAA
- a CDS encoding putative transmembrane protein: protein MEIEQNWQNYRSIVKEKAAIFSVNLSLFQTYQETQATHHTILQFSLPYLAEENGLPQAEDYQPLLKEMLRLSTLVSAQPQSVYVGYMLSDKQATLYFYCQDAAPLKAVLADFAQVTNINEQQDPNWDIYFDFLLPSPLEMKINATEEILDMLVQNGRSLDMTYLIEHTFHFSEEENMYLFLEYVTTHNISFLTLKHTSIPIPLDEDENVFIVKLEQEVNLSGTEIFKYVEQFEDISLQFSGEYIGWESQELALDKTQLN from the coding sequence ATGGAAATCGAACAAAATTGGCAAAACTATCGTTCCATTGTTAAAGAAAAAGCAGCAATTTTTTCCGTAAACTTGTCACTTTTTCAAACTTATCAGGAAACGCAAGCCACTCATCATACTATTTTACAATTTTCGCTGCCTTATTTGGCGGAAGAAAACGGGTTGCCACAAGCGGAAGATTATCAACCATTGCTCAAAGAAATGTTGCGCCTTTCGACATTGGTAAGCGCGCAACCGCAATCCGTCTATGTGGGTTATATGCTTTCCGATAAACAAGCGACACTTTATTTTTATTGTCAAGATGCTGCGCCATTAAAAGCGGTGCTTGCCGATTTTGCACAAGTGACCAACATTAACGAACAACAAGATCCAAATTGGGATATTTATTTTGATTTCCTGTTGCCATCTCCCTTGGAAATGAAAATCAATGCGACGGAAGAAATTTTGGATATGCTGGTGCAAAATGGACGCAGTTTGGATATGACTTATTTGATCGAACATACCTTTCATTTTTCTGAAGAAGAAAATATGTATTTGTTCCTTGAATATGTCACTACGCACAATATTTCCTTTTTAACCTTAAAACACACCAGTATCCCGATTCCTTTGGATGAAGATGAAAATGTATTTATCGTTAAACTAGAACAAGAAGTGAATTTAAGTGGGACGGAAATTTTCAAATACGTGGAACAATTTGAAGATATTTCCTTGCAATTTTCCGGTGAATATATCGGTTGGGAAAGCCAAGAATTGGCGTTAGATAAAACACAACTCAACTAA
- the rluB gene encoding ribosomal large subunit pseudouridine synthase B — protein sequence MKANNTNSRQKAPHFEKKSAEKKGNSVPLDQVNVKSKAKVEGEKLQKVLARAGQGSRREIEAMIAENRISVDGKVATLGDRIDVHSGVKVRIDGHIVNLLHAQKEVCRVLMYYKPEGELCTRHDPEGRATVFDRLPRLTGSRWIAVGRLDINTSGLLLFTTDGELANRLMHPSREVEREYSVRVFGQVDEAMLQRLKKGVQLEDGPASFKSIKAVGGQGMNQWFDVTLMEGRNREVRRLWESQGIQVSRLIRIRYGNIQLMKSLPRGGWEEMDLTNVNYLRELVGLPPETETKLDVNKPKRRPKTNQIRKAVKRYGELSKRYKKS from the coding sequence ATGAAAGCAAATAATACAAATTCTCGTCAAAAAGCACCGCACTTTGAGAAAAAATCTGCGGAAAAAAAAGGGAACAGTGTGCCTTTGGATCAGGTGAATGTCAAATCTAAAGCAAAAGTGGAAGGCGAGAAATTGCAAAAAGTCTTGGCGCGTGCAGGTCAAGGATCGCGACGTGAAATTGAGGCGATGATTGCAGAAAATCGCATCAGCGTGGATGGAAAAGTGGCAACCTTAGGCGATCGGATTGATGTGCATTCCGGTGTCAAAGTGCGCATTGACGGTCATATTGTCAATTTATTACACGCACAAAAAGAAGTGTGTCGCGTGTTGATGTATTACAAACCGGAAGGCGAGCTTTGTACTCGTCATGATCCGGAAGGACGGGCAACGGTATTTGATCGTTTGCCGCGTTTAACAGGCTCTCGCTGGATTGCTGTTGGACGTTTGGATATTAATACTTCCGGTTTATTATTATTTACTACCGATGGTGAATTAGCAAATCGTTTGATGCACCCGAGTCGGGAAGTGGAGCGCGAATATTCAGTTCGAGTATTCGGGCAAGTGGATGAAGCGATGCTTCAGCGTTTGAAAAAAGGCGTTCAATTGGAAGATGGTCCGGCGAGCTTTAAGTCAATTAAAGCAGTGGGCGGACAAGGTATGAATCAGTGGTTTGATGTCACCTTGATGGAAGGGCGTAATCGTGAAGTTCGTCGCTTGTGGGAGTCGCAAGGTATTCAAGTCAGCCGCTTAATTCGTATTCGCTATGGTAATATTCAATTAATGAAATCATTACCTCGTGGCGGTTGGGAAGAAATGGATTTGACCAATGTGAATTATTTGCGTGAATTGGTCGGTCTTCCCCCGGAAACAGAAACGAAACTTGATGTAAATAAACCAAAACGTCGTCCGAAAACGAATCAAATTCGTAAAGCGGTTAAACGTTATGGGGAATTAAGTAAGCGTTATAAGAAATCCTAA
- a CDS encoding dsDNA-mimic protein has protein sequence MTQEIQKLDPDAAIDIAYDIFLEMAGENLDPADILLFNLQFEERGAVEFVETADDWEQEIGVLIDPEAYAEVWIGLVNEQDEMDDIFAKFLISHREEDREYHIIWKK, from the coding sequence ATGACACAAGAAATACAAAAACTCGATCCTGATGCTGCTATTGATATTGCTTATGATATTTTTTTGGAAATGGCAGGCGAAAACCTCGATCCGGCAGATATTTTGCTGTTCAATTTACAGTTTGAAGAACGCGGCGCGGTAGAATTTGTAGAAACGGCGGATGATTGGGAGCAAGAAATCGGCGTTTTAATCGACCCAGAAGCCTATGCGGAAGTTTGGATTGGCTTGGTCAATGAACAAGATGAAATGGACGATATTTTTGCCAAATTCCTCATCTCACACCGCGAAGAAGATCGCGAATACCATATTATTTGGAAAAAATAA
- the cysB gene encoding HTH-type transcriptional regulator CysB, with protein MKIQQLRYIVEIVNQNLNVTEAANTLFTSQPGISKQVRLLEDELGLEIFERNGKHIKALTPAGKKIVSIARELLVKTQSIRAVANEYTQPNHGVLRIATTNTQARYMLPPVVERFSKQYPDVSLHIHQGSPTQIYDALLSGEVDFAITTEAQYLFDDVVLLPCYMWNRSVIVKPDHPLAKCEKLTVEELGKYPLVTYTFGFTGVSDLDYAFNSAGILPNIVFTATDADVIKTYVRLGLGVGIMASMAHTPSDTDLLALDASHLFRPSMTQIAFKHSIFLRNYMYDFISYFSPHLTRPVIEKAERLHDNNAVKKLFEGIELETR; from the coding sequence ATGAAAATACAGCAACTGCGTTATATTGTTGAAATTGTTAATCAAAATCTGAATGTTACCGAAGCGGCAAATACCTTGTTTACCTCTCAACCGGGGATCAGTAAGCAAGTTCGCTTGTTGGAAGATGAATTGGGGTTGGAGATTTTTGAGCGTAATGGAAAGCATATTAAAGCGTTGACGCCTGCCGGAAAAAAAATCGTGTCGATTGCGCGCGAATTATTGGTGAAAACACAAAGTATTCGCGCGGTGGCAAACGAATATACCCAGCCTAATCATGGGGTGTTGCGTATTGCGACGACCAATACACAAGCACGTTATATGTTGCCACCGGTGGTGGAGCGTTTTTCTAAGCAATATCCGGATGTGAGCTTGCATATTCACCAAGGATCGCCAACGCAAATTTATGATGCTTTATTGTCTGGCGAAGTGGATTTTGCAATTACCACGGAAGCGCAATATTTATTTGATGATGTAGTATTATTGCCTTGTTATATGTGGAATCGTTCGGTCATTGTTAAGCCAGATCATCCTTTAGCAAAATGTGAAAAATTAACGGTTGAAGAATTGGGTAAATATCCATTGGTGACTTATACTTTTGGTTTTACTGGGGTATCCGATTTGGATTATGCTTTCAATAGTGCAGGTATTTTGCCAAATATTGTATTTACCGCCACGGATGCGGATGTCATTAAAACTTATGTTCGATTGGGATTAGGCGTTGGGATCATGGCATCTATGGCACATACGCCATCGGATACGGATCTTTTGGCATTAGATGCAAGTCATTTATTCCGTCCGAGTATGACGCAAATTGCCTTTAAACATAGTATTTTCTTACGAAATTATATGTATGATTTTATTAGCTATTTTTCGCCGCACTTAACACGCCCTGTCATTGAAAAAGCAGAGCGTTTACATGATAACAATGCAGTGAAAAAATTATTTGAAGGCATTGAGTTGGAAACGCGCTAA
- the dapD gene encoding 2,3,4,5-tetrahydropyridine-2,6-dicarboxylate N-succinyltransferase yields the protein MSNLQNIIEAAFERRAEITPKTVDEQTRAAIEEVIEGLDQGKYRVAEKIDGEWVTHQWLKKAVLLSFRINDNEIIDGAETKYYDKVPLKFANYTAERFQQEGFRVVPSATVRKGAYISKNTVLMPSYVNIGAYVGEGTMVDTWATVGSCAQIGKNVHLSGGVGIGGVLEPLQANPTIIGDNCFIGARSEVVEGVIVEDGCVISMGVFIGQSTKIYDRETGEVFYGRVPAGSVVVSGSLPSKDGKYSLYCAVIVKKVDAKTLGKVGINELLRSIEE from the coding sequence ATGTCAAACTTGCAAAATATCATTGAAGCGGCATTTGAACGTCGCGCCGAAATTACACCGAAAACCGTTGATGAACAAACGCGAGCAGCAATTGAGGAAGTGATTGAAGGATTGGATCAAGGGAAATATCGTGTCGCGGAAAAAATTGATGGCGAATGGGTAACCCATCAATGGTTGAAAAAAGCGGTATTACTTTCTTTCCGCATTAATGATAACGAGATTATTGACGGTGCGGAAACCAAATATTATGACAAAGTGCCATTGAAATTTGCAAATTACACCGCTGAACGTTTCCAACAAGAAGGTTTCCGCGTGGTGCCATCTGCAACTGTGCGTAAAGGCGCGTATATTTCTAAAAATACCGTATTAATGCCATCTTATGTCAATATCGGCGCCTATGTTGGCGAAGGTACTATGGTCGATACTTGGGCAACGGTGGGATCTTGTGCGCAAATCGGTAAAAATGTGCATTTATCTGGCGGCGTAGGTATTGGTGGTGTATTAGAACCGTTACAAGCAAACCCAACCATTATCGGCGACAACTGCTTTATCGGCGCACGTTCTGAAGTAGTCGAAGGTGTTATCGTGGAAGACGGTTGTGTTATTTCTATGGGCGTCTTTATTGGTCAATCTACCAAAATTTATGATCGCGAAACTGGCGAAGTATTCTACGGACGTGTGCCGGCGGGATCTGTGGTCGTTTCCGGCAGCCTACCATCTAAAGATGGCAAATATAGCTTATATTGCGCGGTAATCGTGAAAAAAGTCGATGCGAAAACCTTAGGAAAAGTCGGCATCAACGAATTATTGCGTTCAATCGAAGAATAA
- the xthA gene encoding exodeoxyribonuclease III, translating to MKIMSFNINGLRARPHQLEAVIEKYQPDVLGLQEIKVADEDFPHNLVEHLGYHVFHHGQKGHYGVALLLKQAPTQIRKGFPTDDQAAQKRIIMADLATSFGTLTVINGYFPQGESRNHETKFPAKAKFYADLQRYLEQDHPAQQPIVIMGDMNISPSDLDIGIGEENRKRWLRTGKCSFLPEEREWYQRLYQFGLVDTFRQLNPTVNDHFSWFDYRSKGFDDNRGLRIDHILANQDLAQHCVDAGIALDIRAMEKPSDHAPIWAEFK from the coding sequence ATGAAAATAATGTCTTTTAATATCAATGGATTACGTGCAAGACCACATCAATTAGAAGCGGTCATTGAAAAATATCAACCGGATGTACTGGGATTACAGGAAATTAAAGTTGCGGATGAAGACTTTCCACATAATTTAGTTGAACATTTGGGCTATCACGTTTTTCATCACGGTCAGAAAGGACATTATGGCGTCGCCTTATTGTTAAAACAGGCACCAACACAAATTCGCAAAGGGTTTCCGACCGATGATCAAGCGGCACAAAAACGCATTATTATGGCAGATTTAGCCACCTCTTTTGGCACATTAACCGTAATTAATGGCTATTTCCCGCAAGGTGAAAGCCGCAATCATGAAACAAAATTTCCAGCTAAAGCCAAGTTTTATGCGGACTTACAGCGCTATTTAGAACAAGATCATCCAGCCCAACAACCAATCGTGATTATGGGCGACATGAATATCAGCCCGAGCGATTTGGATATTGGTATCGGCGAAGAAAATCGCAAACGTTGGTTGCGTACCGGCAAATGTTCGTTTTTACCAGAAGAACGCGAATGGTACCAACGTTTGTATCAATTTGGTTTAGTCGATACTTTTAGACAATTAAACCCAACGGTTAACGATCACTTTTCGTGGTTTGACTATCGTTCTAAAGGGTTTGACGATAACCGTGGGTTACGCATTGATCATATTTTGGCAAATCAAGATCTGGCACAACATTGCGTGGATGCAGGCATTGCATTAGATATTCGCGCGATGGAAAAACCCTCAGATCATGCGCCAATCTGGGCAGAGTTTAAATAG
- the ppc gene encoding phosphoenolpyruvate carboxylase, translated as MLPQYSTLRNNISMLGHFLGETIRDAQGNDILDLIENIRVLSRNSRAGDEKARQQLLDTLATISDDQIIPVARAFSQFLNLTNIAEQYQTISRQHFDHEASSRSLEALFKNLKAQNIAKEKVIETVEKLLIELVLTAHPTEVTRRSLVHKHVEINRCLSRLEHDDLTEAETTKLKRRLMQLIALAWHTNEIRTQRPTPVDEAKWGMAVLENSLWKAVPEFCRQLNFHLEKNFGVQHPVGLAPVKFSSWMGGDRDGNPFVTAKTTRQVLTMNRWKAAELFLTDIQGLADELSVIQCTDEFRAKYGDHLEPYRVVIKGLRSKLTKTVAYYGSLLEGRTPTISQDEILTQDEQLWEPLYDCYQSLHQCGMRIIANGDLLDCLRRVRCFGLSLSHLDIRQESTRHTDAIAEITRYIGLGDYSQWTEDDKQAFLIRELSSRRPLLPRDWAPSENTQEVLETCRVIAEQPEGVISCYIISMARTASDVLAVHLLLKEAGVPYHLPVVPLFETLDDLDASEEVMTQLFNIGWYRGVINNKQMVMIGYSDSAKDAGMMAASWAQYRAQEQLVNLCEKLGIELTLFHGRGGTIGRGGAPAHAALLSQPPRSLKNGLRVTEQGEMIRFKLGLPEVAVSSLGFYASAILQANLLPPPEPKADWRAVMDELSARSCEIYRGVVRGDKDFVPYFRSATPEQELSKLPLGSRPAKRNPNGGVESLRAIPWIFAWMQNRLMLPAWLGAGAAIRQAIENGQQETIAEMCKMWPFFSTRIGMLEMVFSKTDTWLSEHYDHYLVKKELWYLGQALREQLNADIKTVLSLSHEDQLMSDLPWIAESIALRNVYTDPLNLLQVELLRRLRENPENPNPDVEQALMITITGIAAGMRNTG; from the coding sequence ATGCTGCCACAATATTCAACTTTGCGTAATAACATCAGTATGCTAGGGCATTTTCTCGGAGAGACAATTCGTGACGCTCAAGGCAATGACATTTTAGATCTGATTGAAAATATTCGGGTGCTATCCCGTAATTCACGTGCCGGAGACGAAAAAGCGCGTCAACAATTACTAGACACCCTAGCTACTATTTCCGACGATCAAATTATTCCCGTTGCGCGTGCATTTAGTCAATTCTTGAATTTGACCAATATCGCCGAACAATATCAAACAATTTCGCGTCAACATTTTGACCACGAAGCCTCCTCGCGCTCTTTAGAAGCCTTATTTAAAAACCTCAAAGCACAAAATATCGCTAAAGAAAAAGTGATTGAAACTGTTGAGAAATTATTGATTGAATTGGTCCTAACCGCACACCCAACCGAAGTCACTCGCCGCTCTTTGGTTCACAAACATGTAGAAATCAACCGCTGTTTAAGTCGCTTAGAGCATGATGATTTAACTGAAGCGGAAACCACCAAATTAAAACGCCGCCTCATGCAATTAATCGCTTTGGCATGGCATACCAATGAAATTCGTACCCAACGTCCGACGCCAGTAGATGAAGCGAAATGGGGCATGGCGGTACTGGAAAACAGTTTGTGGAAAGCGGTACCGGAATTTTGTCGTCAGCTTAATTTCCATTTGGAAAAAAACTTTGGCGTGCAACATCCTGTTGGCTTAGCGCCGGTGAAATTTTCTTCTTGGATGGGCGGTGACCGTGATGGAAATCCGTTTGTGACTGCCAAAACTACACGCCAAGTATTAACCATGAACCGTTGGAAAGCGGCGGAATTATTCTTAACCGATATTCAAGGCTTGGCAGATGAATTGTCCGTGATTCAATGTACCGATGAATTCCGTGCAAAATATGGTGATCATCTTGAACCTTACCGTGTGGTGATCAAGGGGTTACGTAGCAAATTAACCAAAACTGTAGCTTATTACGGAAGTTTATTAGAAGGCAGAACACCAACAATCTCACAAGATGAGATCCTCACTCAAGACGAACAACTTTGGGAACCACTATATGACTGCTACCAATCGTTACACCAATGTGGTATGCGTATTATTGCTAATGGTGATTTGCTGGATTGTTTGCGCCGCGTACGTTGTTTCGGATTAAGCCTATCGCATTTAGATATCCGCCAAGAAAGTACCCGCCATACAGATGCGATTGCGGAAATTACCCGCTATATCGGGTTGGGTGATTATTCGCAATGGACAGAAGATGATAAACAAGCCTTTTTAATTCGCGAGCTTAGCTCACGCCGTCCATTATTACCGCGCGACTGGGCGCCATCGGAAAATACCCAAGAAGTATTGGAAACTTGTCGCGTGATTGCAGAACAACCAGAAGGTGTGATTTCTTGTTATATTATTTCCATGGCGCGTACTGCATCTGATGTTCTTGCGGTGCATTTACTACTGAAGGAAGCCGGCGTTCCTTATCATTTACCGGTGGTTCCACTATTTGAAACCTTAGACGACTTGGATGCCTCTGAAGAAGTAATGACCCAATTGTTCAACATTGGTTGGTACCGTGGTGTGATCAATAATAAACAAATGGTGATGATCGGTTATTCCGACAGTGCCAAAGATGCGGGCATGATGGCGGCGTCTTGGGCGCAATATCGCGCACAAGAACAACTCGTGAATTTATGTGAAAAATTAGGCATTGAATTAACCCTATTCCACGGTCGTGGCGGTACTATCGGTCGTGGTGGTGCACCGGCACATGCCGCATTGTTATCACAACCGCCGCGTTCTTTGAAAAACGGTTTACGTGTAACAGAACAAGGGGAAATGATCCGCTTTAAACTCGGTTTACCGGAAGTGGCAGTCAGCAGTTTGGGTTTTTACGCCAGTGCCATTTTACAAGCTAATTTACTGCCGCCGCCGGAACCAAAAGCTGATTGGCGTGCCGTGATGGATGAGCTATCTGCTCGTTCTTGCGAAATTTATCGCGGCGTGGTGCGTGGCGATAAAGATTTTGTGCCTTATTTCCGTTCCGCTACACCGGAACAAGAATTATCTAAATTGCCACTCGGCTCGCGCCCAGCAAAACGTAATCCAAATGGTGGTGTAGAAAGTTTGCGTGCCATCCCTTGGATCTTCGCTTGGATGCAAAACCGCTTGATGTTACCGGCATGGCTCGGCGCCGGTGCCGCTATTCGTCAAGCAATCGAAAACGGACAACAAGAAACGATTGCCGAAATGTGCAAAATGTGGCCATTCTTCTCAACCCGAATTGGAATGCTGGAGATGGTATTCAGTAAAACCGATACTTGGTTATCAGAACATTATGATCACTACTTAGTGAAAAAAGAGTTATGGTATCTTGGACAGGCCTTGCGCGAACAACTTAACGCCGACATCAAAACCGTGTTATCCCTTTCCCATGAAGATCAATTAATGTCTGATTTACCATGGATTGCGGAATCAATTGCACTACGCAACGTTTACACTGATCCACTTAACTTGTTACAAGTGGAATTGTTACGTCGCTTACGGGAAAATCCGGAAAACCCAAATCCGGATGTTGAGCAAGCCTTAATGATTACCATCACCGGTATCGCCGCTGGAATGCGCAACACAGGTTAG
- a CDS encoding chromate transporter, chromate ion transporter (CHR) family produces the protein MKNTKVTAPSVWSIFIIFLKLGLTSFGGPVAHLGYFRHEFVEQRQWLSEKSYADLVALCQFLPGPASSQVGIALGFFQGGYKGALAAWLGFTLPSALALMLFAIGVTQYGNILSADVLHGLKLAAVAIVAQAVWGMAKNLCTDRQKISIAILSACVILLFPSVWMPLVVIFICGVIGFTMQTTKENQQDTPLTFPFTPPNGLFWLSLFVILLLGLPFLAGIFPHTSFQLVDTFYRAGSLVFGGGHVVLPLLQAEITPNLLSHDLFLAGYGATQAVPGPLFTFSAFLGTAIQGSLGGFIALIAIFIPSFLLIFAALPFWQRLHQQRKTQSALALINAAVVGILLAALYQPVWTSAVNSAKDFVFVLIAFAALMFWKMPPWLVVIACGLAGGLFLT, from the coding sequence ATGAAAAATACGAAAGTAACTGCGCCCTCCGTTTGGTCTATTTTTATTATTTTTCTCAAACTTGGACTCACCTCATTTGGTGGACCAGTCGCCCATCTCGGCTATTTTCGCCATGAATTTGTTGAACAACGCCAATGGCTAAGCGAAAAAAGTTATGCTGATTTAGTTGCCCTTTGCCAATTTTTACCCGGTCCTGCAAGCAGCCAAGTAGGTATCGCCTTAGGCTTTTTTCAAGGCGGGTATAAAGGCGCGCTTGCCGCTTGGCTAGGGTTTACCCTTCCCTCTGCACTCGCATTAATGCTTTTTGCCATCGGCGTAACGCAATATGGCAACATTCTGTCTGCGGACGTGTTACACGGATTAAAACTGGCAGCAGTCGCAATCGTGGCACAAGCGGTCTGGGGAATGGCGAAAAATTTATGCACAGATCGACAAAAAATTTCCATTGCCATTCTTTCTGCTTGCGTGATCTTGCTTTTTCCCAGTGTATGGATGCCTTTGGTTGTCATCTTTATCTGTGGCGTAATCGGTTTCACCATGCAAACCACCAAAGAAAACCAACAAGATACGCCGCTCACATTTCCATTCACGCCCCCAAACGGGTTATTTTGGTTAAGCCTATTTGTTATATTACTGCTCGGTTTACCATTTCTTGCCGGCATATTTCCTCACACCTCATTCCAACTAGTGGATACCTTTTATCGCGCAGGTTCTTTAGTATTTGGTGGCGGTCATGTGGTTTTACCCTTGTTGCAGGCGGAAATTACCCCCAATTTACTTAGTCATGATCTTTTTCTTGCGGGCTATGGCGCCACGCAAGCGGTTCCCGGACCGCTCTTTACTTTTTCCGCATTTCTCGGTACCGCCATTCAAGGTAGCTTGGGTGGATTTATTGCGTTAATTGCCATTTTCATTCCCTCATTTCTACTGATCTTTGCAGCGCTTCCTTTTTGGCAACGATTACACCAACAGCGTAAAACACAATCAGCGCTTGCGCTTATCAACGCCGCTGTGGTGGGCATTTTATTAGCCGCTCTTTATCAACCAGTGTGGACAAGTGCGGTCAATTCTGCCAAAGATTTTGTCTTTGTATTGATCGCATTTGCCGCGCTAATGTTTTGGAAAATGCCACCGTGGTTGGTGGTCATCGCTTGTGGACTAGCTGGCGGATTATTTCTTACATAA
- the purR_1 gene encoding HTH-type transcriptional repressor PurR, with product MATIKDVAKMAGVSTTTVSHVINKTRFVATETEKIVLQAIKELNYSPSAVARSLKVNTTKSIGMIVTTSEAPYFAEIIHAVEEHCYRQGYSLFLCNTQNNPEKIRNHLEMLAKKRVDGILVMCAEYTQDSLDLLADFSSIPMVVMDWGPNNQHTDIIQDHSFDGGYLATKYLIDNGHKDIGIIAGELIKTTAKTRYDGFVKAMQDAGLPINPNWIMEGFFEPEDGYECMNKILAQEKLPTAVFCCNDVMALGAISAIGEKGLRVPEDISIIGYDNIHSSRFYSPPLTTIHQSKARLGIQALSLLFERISEKTNEHCIIDLYPELVIRKSVKKLA from the coding sequence ATGGCAACAATTAAAGATGTGGCAAAGATGGCGGGAGTTTCGACGACAACCGTTTCTCATGTTATCAATAAAACCCGTTTTGTCGCAACGGAAACTGAAAAAATTGTGTTGCAGGCGATTAAAGAACTCAATTACTCGCCAAGCGCTGTGGCGCGCAGCTTAAAAGTAAATACGACAAAATCCATCGGAATGATTGTAACCACCAGCGAAGCGCCTTATTTTGCCGAAATTATTCATGCGGTAGAAGAACATTGCTATCGCCAAGGGTATTCGCTGTTTTTATGTAATACACAAAATAATCCGGAAAAAATTCGTAACCACCTCGAAATGTTGGCAAAAAAACGCGTGGATGGCATCTTAGTGATGTGCGCTGAATATACGCAAGATTCTTTAGATTTATTAGCAGATTTTTCCAGCATTCCTATGGTCGTGATGGATTGGGGTCCGAATAATCAACATACTGACATCATCCAAGATCACAGTTTTGATGGCGGTTATTTGGCAACAAAATATTTGATCGATAATGGGCATAAAGACATTGGTATTATCGCCGGAGAATTAATTAAAACCACCGCAAAAACCCGCTATGACGGTTTTGTTAAAGCCATGCAAGATGCCGGTTTACCGATCAATCCTAACTGGATTATGGAGGGATTTTTTGAACCGGAAGACGGTTATGAGTGTATGAATAAAATCTTAGCGCAAGAAAAATTGCCAACGGCGGTTTTTTGTTGCAATGACGTTATGGCGCTGGGTGCTATTTCCGCTATTGGAGAAAAAGGCTTGCGTGTACCGGAGGATATTTCCATTATCGGTTATGACAATATCCATTCTTCACGTTTTTATTCACCACCATTAACCACCATTCACCAATCCAAAGCCCGTTTGGGAATTCAGGCATTGAGTTTGTTATTTGAGCGTATCAGCGAAAAAACCAACGAACACTGCATCATCGATCTTTATCCTGAACTGGTGATCCGCAAATCAGTGAAAAAACTGGCGTAA